ATCCGGTGCGTGTTGGCCTGCTCCAACTGGAGCTGGGAGAACGCGTCGACAGCCCACTGGTTCGCCTGGTTGCCATTGGCATGCAGCTGGAATCGCCAGGCTGAGTCAGCCCACAGCGGGCGCATGGCATCCGCGAGCTCCTTCGCGCTCTTGAAGTCGCCCTGGCCCTCCTTCGCGTCCGGGCAGTGTCCGTCCGCGCTGTAGGCGTAGGGCTTTCCGAGCAGCGCGGTGCAGCCCTGCGTCGAACCGTCCACCCAGAGCTTGATGGCGCCTGCGCCCAGCCACTTGGGCAGCGCGCAGTCGTTGGTCGGGCTCGGCGTGCACGAGGGGCCGCTCGGCTTGAGCGCAGGAGCAGTGACGGCCCCGTCCTTGTTCACGACGGGACCGGCCGCGAGGTTCGTCACGACGCCCGTGACGCGCAGCGGGAAGGTCGGGTTCATGGCGAGGAGCTTGACCAGTTCGAGCTGTGACCGGCTGGACAGCCCGCCGTCCGCGATGGTCGTGAGCCCGGCTTCACGCAGGGCCTGGATGGCCTTGTGGAGGTCCTGGAGGCTCCCGTTCGGGATGGCCTTCTGCATCAGCATTCCCTGCTGCGTGGCCTCCAGGAAGGGGGCGTAGCCGGCGGACTCCTCGATCAATCCTGTGTACTGGCCCTTCGAATCGACGACCCACCGCCCGCCGTTCTGCGTCACCGAATCCGGAGGGACGCAGGGCGTCTTCCCCTTGCAGACGGCCTCGAAGGCCTTCTCGTTCACGTAGGCGAGGTGGCCGGACTGGTCGAGGATGAGGACCGGCCGGTCCTTGCGCACACACGCATCGAGGTAGAGCTTCGGCTGCTGCATGAACCCGACGGTCGACGTCACGCCACACTTGCCGGCGATGAACTGCTGCCGCGACGGGTCCAGGTTCATCCCGAGGACGAACGTGTTGGCCGTCTCTGGCGTGGTGGGCGCCACGGTCATGGAGCTCAGCGCACTGAGCAGGTCCTGATGCTGCTTGCACTCCTCGGGCGTGGACAGGTTGTAGGGCGGGGGCAGGCAGGGTGCCAGGTTGTGGGTGCCCAGCACGCTCTGCATGAGCGTCGGCAGGATGTGCAGGTGGGGATCGATGAACCCGGGCAGGAGGACCTGTCCCGCCTCCAGTTCGACGCGCTTGGAGCCCACGCCGAGCCCCGCGCTCAGGTCCTTCTCGGTCCCGACCTTCAAGATGCGGCCCTTGCCGTCCACGGTGACGGCTTCGGCAATCGTTCCCTGGTCATCCAGGGTGATGACCTTGCCGACGAAGATCGTGGTGTCGTCGACCACCGGGGCGACGGGACCCTTCGTCGCGCAGGACGTCAGCATCGCGAGCGCTCCGAACATCGCGAGGGAGCGGGGACGTGTGCCGCCGTAAGCCGGTGCTTTCCGGAATGGGTGCTGCTGCATGCGAACTCCTGTTGGGGGAAGCCCGCAGTCTATGGAAGCCCTCTTCGCGGTCAAAGTGGTAATTCAAGATTTTCTTGACGCGTCAGGTTTGTGTTTGACGTGTCAATGGGCGGAGCGGACGTGTCATCGCTTGATGAAATGTGAGTCTTTGATTGAGACGGCCCGCGTCTCCCTCCCCGCAGGGCCACCGTGCGTCCACTGGACCCAGGCTCACCTCCACACGGGTTGAAGCGGGCTTGCCCCTGCGCTACACCGCTCCGCAGT
The sequence above is a segment of the Corallococcus exiguus genome. Coding sequences within it:
- a CDS encoding amidohydrolase; protein product: MLTSCATKGPVAPVVDDTTIFVGKVITLDDQGTIAEAVTVDGKGRILKVGTEKDLSAGLGVGSKRVELEAGQVLLPGFIDPHLHILPTLMQSVLGTHNLAPCLPPPYNLSTPEECKQHQDLLSALSSMTVAPTTPETANTFVLGMNLDPSRQQFIAGKCGVTSTVGFMQQPKLYLDACVRKDRPVLILDQSGHLAYVNEKAFEAVCKGKTPCVPPDSVTQNGGRWVVDSKGQYTGLIEESAGYAPFLEATQQGMLMQKAIPNGSLQDLHKAIQALREAGLTTIADGGLSSRSQLELVKLLAMNPTFPLRVTGVVTNLAAGPVVNKDGAVTAPALKPSGPSCTPSPTNDCALPKWLGAGAIKLWVDGSTQGCTALLGKPYAYSADGHCPDAKEGQGDFKSAKELADAMRPLWADSAWRFQLHANGNQANQWAVDAFSQLQLEQANTHRMLLIHNTVGQESVSQAIGELRKGTHVTASQQKVPAMDLRVTHLIGHVAYWGDALAQMLQKNGAHKDIDIDPVDFNRRNGIPYSFHSDSMVTPARPLWFVEQAVTRRTWAYPSFQKSYVLGPQHATSVEEALRAVTIEPARQHEIDGWVGSIEPGKVADFVVLGANPLDRDASKGGDPTTISQIPVIRTYLGGKDPAGKH